The Aulosira sp. FACHB-615 genomic interval ACAACTAGCAAACCAGCCGCCAAAGATGCAGAAAAACCAAACTGCGTCAGTAGTTGGGGCAAATATGAATTGTAAATTAACCAAGCTAGGCTAATTGACCCTTGTACGGCTGCTAACGCTAATACTTGCAACCATAAAACCTGGGCAGGCGATCGCACAATACTCATAACAGAGAAAGGGGAAGTAATTTATATTACCTCCCCCCGGATTTTTTCTGTTTAATTGACAGATGATTCTTAATATTCAGGAACCGAAGAATCAACTTCTCGACTCCATGCGTTGATCCCGCCTTTGACATTTGTACCAACAATTCCCGCGTCTTTGAGGATGCTGAGGGCTTTGGCAGAACGACCGCCCATCTTACAATGAGCAATCAAGCGGTGTCCGTTGAGGATTTCTTTTACCTTAGCTACACCATGACCGCTTTCAATATCTGGTAGTGGTACTAATACCGAACCAGGAATTTTCGCAATGTCATATTCGTGAGGGTTACGCACATCCAACAAGACAAAATCTTTAGCACCACTATCTAGCAATGCTTTTAATTCTGTCACAGTCATTTCGGCAATTTCTTGCTGTTGTTTGGCTTCTTCCGCCTTAGCTTGGGTAATACCGCAGAACTGCTCGTAGTCTATCAGCTTTTCAATCACTGGGCGGATGGGGTTAGGACGCAGTTTCAACTCCCGGAATTTCATATCCAGAGCGTTGTATAGCAATAATCTACCGCTTAAAGTATTACTATTACCGAGAATAATTTTGACAGTTTCCGTGGCTTGAATCACACCAATCATTCCTGGTAAAATGCCCAAAACGCCGCCTTCTGCACA includes:
- the moeB gene encoding molybdopterin-synthase adenylyltransferase MoeB; the protein is MLNPNLDEIQLTKDDYERYSRHLILPEVGVEGQKRLKAASVLCIGTGGLGSPLLLYLAAAGIGRIGIVDFDVVDTSNLQRQVIHGTSWVGKPKIESAKNRIHEINPYCQVDLYETRLSSENALDIVRPYDIVVDGTDNFPTRYLVNDACVLLNKPNVYGSIFRFEGQATVFNYEGGPNYRDLYPEPPPPGMVPSCAEGGVLGILPGMIGVIQATETVKIILGNSNTLSGRLLLYNALDMKFRELKLRPNPIRPVIEKLIDYEQFCGITQAKAEEAKQQQEIAEMTVTELKALLDSGAKDFVLLDVRNPHEYDIAKIPGSVLVPLPDIESGHGVAKVKEILNGHRLIAHCKMGGRSAKALSILKDAGIVGTNVKGGINAWSREVDSSVPEY